One Macaca nemestrina isolate mMacNem1 chromosome 4 unlocalized genomic scaffold, mMacNem.hap1 SUPER_4_unloc_9, whole genome shotgun sequence genomic region harbors:
- the LOC139361080 gene encoding SH3 domain and tetratricopeptide repeat-containing protein 1-like isoform X2, which yields MPRKAQCVLYHKLQLSLTHKVADKVLEGQILETISQLYLSLGTEWAYKSALDYTKRSLEIFIDLQRKEEAAHAWLQAGKIYYILRPSELVDLYIQVAQNVDLYTGDPNLGLELFEAAGDIFFNGAWEREEGMSFYRVSWPVG from the exons ATGCCCAGGAAGGCCCAGTGTGTCCTCTACCACAAGCTCCAGCTCTCCCTGACCCACAAAGTGGCCGACAAGGTGCTGGAGGGGCAGATCCTGGAGACCATCAGTCAGCTCTACCTGTCCCTGGGCACGGAGTG GGCCTACAAATCCGCTCTGGACTACACCAAACGAAGTCTGGAGATTTTCATTGACCTCCAGAGGAAAGAGGAGGCGGCGcatgcctggctgcaagcagggaagatctattacATCCTGCGGCCGAGCGAGCTGGTGGACCTGTACATCCAG gtggcacagaatgtggacctgtacacaggcgaccccaacctggggctggagctgtttgaggcagctggagacatcttcttcaatggggcctgggagcgggaggaaggcatgtccttctaccgggtgagctggcctgtgggctga
- the LOC139361080 gene encoding SH3 domain and tetratricopeptide repeat-containing protein 1-like isoform X1, with translation MQNQGQLRAVQWLCYFYSVIMPRKAQCVLYHKLQLSLTHKVADKVLEGQILETISQLYLSLGTEWAYKSALDYTKRSLEIFIDLQRKEEAAHAWLQAGKIYYILRPSELVDLYIQVAQNVDLYTGDPNLGLELFEAAGDIFFNGAWEREEGMSFYRVSWPVG, from the exons gccagctgcGGGCCGTCCAGTGGCTGTGCTACTTCTACAGCGTCATCATGCCCAGGAAGGCCCAGTGTGTCCTCTACCACAAGCTCCAGCTCTCCCTGACCCACAAAGTGGCCGACAAGGTGCTGGAGGGGCAGATCCTGGAGACCATCAGTCAGCTCTACCTGTCCCTGGGCACGGAGTG GGCCTACAAATCCGCTCTGGACTACACCAAACGAAGTCTGGAGATTTTCATTGACCTCCAGAGGAAAGAGGAGGCGGCGcatgcctggctgcaagcagggaagatctattacATCCTGCGGCCGAGCGAGCTGGTGGACCTGTACATCCAG gtggcacagaatgtggacctgtacacaggcgaccccaacctggggctggagctgtttgaggcagctggagacatcttcttcaatggggcctgggagcgggaggaaggcatgtccttctaccgggtgagctggcctgtgggctga